Proteins from a genomic interval of Streptomyces sp. NBC_01445:
- a CDS encoding HdeD family acid-resistance protein: MARSHHRDARSHHEGADPATGSKKLRRGFGWIAGLGGVLVIAGLVGLVYTGVATLTSMLLFGWLLLIGGVVGLLHAIQSRGTNFFWLGVVVAALNLAAGVVVIRHPEGTAEALTMFAALLFLTGGVFRLVGGLVVRGPQFGWTLVQGAFGILLGVLVLGNWPSSSRYVIGCFFSLALLFDGLGLLATGLGGRRVVGLMTADDESKHVQPE; encoded by the coding sequence ATGGCACGGTCACACCACAGAGACGCACGGTCCCATCACGAAGGGGCCGATCCGGCGACGGGCTCGAAGAAGCTGCGGCGCGGATTCGGCTGGATCGCCGGACTCGGCGGCGTCCTCGTGATCGCCGGACTCGTGGGCCTCGTCTACACCGGTGTCGCCACGCTGACGTCGATGCTCCTTTTCGGCTGGCTGCTGCTCATCGGCGGTGTCGTCGGCCTCCTGCACGCCATCCAGTCGAGGGGCACCAATTTCTTCTGGCTGGGCGTCGTCGTCGCCGCGCTCAACCTCGCCGCGGGCGTCGTGGTGATCCGTCACCCGGAGGGCACGGCCGAGGCGCTCACCATGTTCGCGGCGCTGCTGTTCCTCACCGGTGGCGTGTTCCGGCTGGTCGGCGGGCTCGTGGTGCGTGGGCCCCAGTTCGGCTGGACGCTCGTGCAGGGCGCCTTCGGCATCCTGCTCGGCGTCCTCGTCCTCGGTAACTGGCCGAGCAGCAGCCGCTACGTCATCGGTTGCTTCTTCTCGCTCGCGCTGCTCTTCGACGGCCTGGGCCTGCTCGCCACCGGGCTCGGCGGCCGACGCGTCGTGGGGCTCATGACGGCCGATGACGAGTCCAAACACGTACAACCTGAATAG
- a CDS encoding enoyl-CoA hydratase/isomerase family protein, which yields MSHTPPQLTHSVTDGIATVVIDHAAKRNAMTDGMWRSLPPLLASLDADPAVRVLVLTGAGGTFCAGADISTLGGSGSRAQELAVAAEEALAAFAKPTLAAVRGYCVGGGCQLAAACDLRFAAEDALFGVTPSKLGIVYPAGSTRRLASLVGPATAKYLLFSGELIGTERALRTGLVDEVLAGDELDKRVGEFARILGERSQLTQAAAKDFADGHVERAAHWAEQARGSGDTAEGVAAFLERRKPRFTWTTSG from the coding sequence ATGTCGCACACACCGCCGCAGCTCACGCACTCGGTCACCGACGGCATCGCCACCGTCGTCATCGACCACGCCGCCAAACGGAACGCGATGACGGACGGCATGTGGCGCTCGCTGCCGCCGCTGCTCGCTTCCCTCGACGCCGATCCTGCGGTGCGGGTGCTTGTGCTGACCGGGGCCGGCGGGACGTTCTGCGCGGGCGCCGACATCTCCACGCTCGGCGGCTCGGGGTCGCGGGCGCAGGAACTCGCGGTCGCGGCCGAGGAGGCGCTCGCGGCCTTCGCCAAGCCGACGCTGGCCGCCGTGCGCGGGTACTGCGTGGGCGGCGGCTGCCAGCTGGCGGCGGCCTGTGACCTGCGGTTCGCGGCCGAGGACGCGCTGTTCGGGGTCACGCCGTCGAAGCTGGGGATCGTGTACCCGGCGGGCTCGACGCGCCGCCTCGCCTCTCTGGTGGGCCCCGCGACGGCCAAGTACCTGTTGTTCTCGGGCGAGTTGATCGGTACGGAGCGTGCCCTGCGGACCGGGCTCGTGGACGAGGTGCTCGCCGGGGACGAACTGGACAAGCGGGTCGGCGAGTTCGCTCGGATTCTCGGTGAGCGCTCGCAGCTGACGCAGGCCGCGGCGAAGGATTTCGCCGACGGCCACGTGGAGCGGGCCGCACACTGGGCCGAGCAGGCGCGCGGGAGCGGCGACACCGCGGAGGGCGTCGCCGCGTTCCTGGAGCGCAGGAAGCCGCGCTTCACCTGGACCACGTCGGGATGA
- a CDS encoding DJ-1/PfpI family protein, with protein sequence MKIAIVLFDRFTALDAVGPYETLGRLPDAELTFVAERTGPVRSDTGRLALTADKTLSELTDPDIVIVPGGPGQSAQMENEVLLDWLRAADATSTWTTSVCTGSLLLAAAGLLDGRRATSHWLALDALKKFGAEPTGERVVVDGKYVTAAGVSSGIDMGLTLVGTIAGDEHAQAVQLLTEYDPQPPYDAGSPEKAPAHLVEKFRAESRFLQA encoded by the coding sequence ATGAAGATCGCCATCGTCCTTTTCGACCGCTTCACCGCGCTCGACGCCGTCGGCCCCTACGAGACGCTCGGCAGGCTCCCCGACGCGGAACTCACCTTCGTCGCCGAGCGGACCGGACCCGTGCGGTCGGACACCGGACGGCTCGCCCTGACTGCCGACAAGACGCTCTCGGAGCTGACCGACCCGGACATCGTCATCGTCCCCGGCGGGCCGGGCCAGAGCGCGCAGATGGAGAACGAGGTCCTGCTCGACTGGCTGCGTGCCGCCGACGCCACCAGCACCTGGACGACCTCCGTGTGCACGGGGTCGCTGCTCCTCGCCGCCGCCGGTCTGCTGGACGGCCGGCGCGCGACGTCGCACTGGCTGGCGCTCGACGCCCTGAAGAAGTTCGGCGCCGAGCCGACGGGCGAACGGGTCGTCGTCGACGGCAAGTACGTCACCGCCGCCGGGGTTTCCTCCGGCATCGACATGGGCCTGACCCTCGTCGGCACGATCGCGGGCGACGAGCACGCGCAGGCCGTACAGCTGCTCACCGAGTACGACCCGCAGCCGCCGTACGACGCGGGTTCGCCCGAGAAGGCCCCCGCGCACCTCGTGGAGAAGTTCCGCGCGGAGAGCCGCTTTCTCCAGGCGTAG
- a CDS encoding GlxA family transcriptional regulator: protein MAARTVLIPLFDDVQSLDVTGPAEVFAGAALCRGPRPGDTYRIRTASLDGRPVRTSSGLTLVPDHALADAPAPHTLLVPGGRGTRRPDPRLTAWLREHGPRAQRLVSVCTGAILLAEAGLLDGRRVTTHWAYCERLARDHPAVEVDPDPIYVRDGNVATSAGVTAGIDLALALVEEDHGRDTALTVARHLVVFLRRPGNQAQFSAQLSAQTARREPLREVQHWITEHPDDDLSVESLASRARLSPRHFARAFQAETGMTPGRYVDLVRLEQARRLLEDTSDGVEEISRTCGYGTPEAMRRAFTRALGASPAEYRRRFCAPGTRTTGRRPSEPTHS from the coding sequence ATGGCCGCCCGCACCGTGCTCATCCCGTTGTTCGACGACGTCCAGAGCCTGGACGTGACCGGCCCGGCAGAGGTCTTCGCCGGAGCCGCCCTCTGCCGGGGCCCGCGCCCCGGGGACACGTACCGCATCCGCACGGCCTCCCTCGACGGCAGGCCCGTCCGCACCTCCAGCGGGCTCACGCTCGTTCCCGACCACGCACTCGCCGACGCGCCCGCCCCGCACACGCTCCTCGTCCCCGGCGGCCGGGGCACGCGCCGCCCGGATCCGCGCCTGACCGCCTGGCTGCGGGAGCACGGCCCGCGCGCGCAGCGCCTCGTCTCCGTCTGCACGGGCGCCATCCTGCTCGCCGAGGCTGGCCTGCTCGATGGCCGCCGGGTGACCACGCACTGGGCGTACTGCGAGCGCCTCGCCCGCGACCACCCGGCCGTCGAGGTCGACCCGGACCCCATCTACGTACGCGACGGGAACGTGGCGACCTCGGCCGGCGTCACCGCGGGCATCGACCTCGCCCTCGCGCTCGTCGAGGAGGACCACGGCCGCGACACCGCGCTGACGGTCGCCCGCCACCTCGTCGTGTTCCTGCGACGCCCGGGAAACCAGGCCCAGTTCAGTGCCCAGCTCTCCGCCCAGACCGCGCGGCGCGAACCGCTGCGCGAGGTCCAGCACTGGATCACCGAGCACCCCGACGACGACCTCTCCGTCGAGTCGCTCGCCTCCCGCGCCCGCCTCTCGCCGCGCCACTTCGCCCGCGCCTTCCAGGCCGAGACCGGCATGACCCCGGGCCGGTACGTCGACCTGGTCCGCCTCGAACAGGCACGCCGCCTCCTGGAGGACACCTCCGACGGCGTCGAGGAGATCTCCCGCACCTGTGGCTACGGCACCCCCGAGGCGATGCGCCGCGCCTTCACCAGAGCGCTCGGCGCGTCCCCGGCCGAGTACCGCCGCCGCTTCTGCGCACCTGGAACCCGCACAACGGGCCGGCGCCCGTCCGAGCCCACCCATTCCTGA
- a CDS encoding SCO6745 family protein, with the protein MTTSPDPRAARRCHNMLNPFHSMHYFSPDLGKELGAIGITHRSAAYFAARAAAMGAVGAGTVTATFYNFKHELVAEHVPAVWETASPETVLAARARAVDSTLRRLLGDEIVASPEMAEAAALALRATEACTRHARPLYAAHADLPVPEEPHLAYWHAATLLREHRGDGHLAALLAADLDPVEALVSHVATGKGMAPKWLLATRGWTREEFDAAADRLRERKVLDAQGELTELGAALRHDLEAQTDRLDREPYAHLGEAGVARLTELAGGFMGTALGAGAFPADLIGKAA; encoded by the coding sequence ATGACGACCTCCCCGGACCCCCGCGCCGCCCGCCGCTGCCACAACATGCTCAACCCGTTCCACTCGATGCACTACTTCTCGCCCGACCTGGGCAAGGAGCTGGGCGCCATCGGGATCACCCACCGGAGCGCGGCGTACTTCGCGGCCCGCGCGGCGGCGATGGGGGCCGTCGGTGCCGGGACCGTGACGGCGACCTTCTACAACTTCAAGCACGAGCTCGTCGCCGAACACGTGCCCGCGGTGTGGGAAACGGCCTCCCCGGAGACGGTCCTCGCGGCACGCGCGCGTGCCGTCGACTCGACGCTGCGCAGGCTCCTGGGCGACGAGATCGTGGCCTCCCCGGAGATGGCCGAGGCCGCCGCTCTCGCGCTTCGGGCCACGGAGGCCTGCACCCGCCACGCCCGGCCGCTGTACGCCGCCCACGCCGACCTGCCGGTCCCCGAGGAGCCGCACCTCGCGTACTGGCACGCCGCCACGCTGCTGCGCGAGCACCGCGGCGACGGGCATCTGGCCGCGCTGCTCGCCGCTGACCTCGACCCCGTCGAGGCGCTGGTGAGTCATGTCGCGACCGGCAAGGGCATGGCCCCGAAGTGGCTGCTCGCCACGCGCGGCTGGACCCGCGAGGAGTTCGACGCGGCCGCCGACCGGCTGCGGGAGCGCAAGGTGCTCGACGCGCAGGGCGAGTTGACCGAACTCGGTGCGGCGCTGCGCCACGACCTGGAGGCGCAGACCGACCGGCTCGACCGGGAGCCGTACGCGCACCTGGGCGAGGCGGGCGTGGCCCGGCTCACGGAGCTGGCGGGCGGTTTCATGGGCACCGCTCTCGGCGCGGGCGCGTTCCCCGCCGACCTGATCGGCAAGGCCGCCTGA
- a CDS encoding Tex family protein encodes MATPSAGPITGSIEGRIAEELGVRERQVKAAVELLDGGSTVPFIARYRKEATEMLDDAQLRTLEERLRYLRELEERRAAVLDSVREQGKLTDELAAQIMAAETKARLEDIYLPFKPKRRTKAQIAREAGLEPLADGLLGDPTVEPAAAAAAFVDADKGVADAQAALDGARAILTERFSEDADLIGELRERMWGRGQLAAKVREGKEEAGAKFADYFDFSEPFTALPSHRILAMLRGEKEDILDLALEPEEPGDVAGGPSSYEPIVADRFGIRNQGRPGDKWLSDTVRWAWRTRILVHLGLDLRLRLRTAAEDEAVQVFAANLRDLLLAAPAGTRATLGLDPGFRTGVKVAVVDATGKVVATDVIHPHVPANRWDEALAKLARLAAQHSVDLIAIGNGTASRETDKLAGELITKHPELNLTKVMVSEAGASVYSASAFASQELPDMDVSLRGAVSIARRLQDPLAELVKIDPKSIGVGQYQHDLSEVKLSRSLDAVVEDCVNGVGVDVNTASAPLLARVSGIGSGLAENIVAHRDANGPFTSRKGLKDVSRLGPKAYEQCAGFLRIRGGDDPLDASSVHPEAYPVVRRMVKTTGGEVASLIGNAAALRGLRPAEFVDDKFGLPTVSDILKELEKPGRDPRPAFKTATFKDGVEKISDLASGMVLEGVVTNVAAFGAFVDVGVHQDGLVHVSAMSKTFVKDPRDVVKSGDIVKVKVLDVDIPRKRISLTLRLDDEAATGEPGAGGGAGAGAGGGRRERGGRPPQQRGQQRQGQGGQAQGSQGQGGQGRRQQGQGQQSQGQRRGGASAPAPANSEMAEALRRAGLLDPKGR; translated from the coding sequence GTGGCAACACCCAGCGCAGGTCCCATCACGGGGTCCATCGAAGGCAGGATTGCCGAGGAGCTCGGCGTACGGGAGCGGCAGGTGAAGGCCGCCGTCGAGCTGCTCGACGGCGGTTCGACGGTCCCGTTCATCGCGCGCTACCGCAAGGAAGCGACCGAGATGCTCGACGACGCGCAGCTGCGCACGCTCGAGGAGCGGCTGCGCTATCTGCGGGAGCTGGAGGAGCGGCGTGCGGCGGTCCTCGACTCGGTCAGGGAACAGGGCAAGCTGACCGACGAGTTGGCGGCGCAGATCATGGCCGCCGAGACCAAGGCGCGCCTCGAGGACATCTATCTGCCGTTCAAGCCGAAGCGCCGCACCAAGGCGCAGATCGCGCGCGAGGCGGGGCTGGAGCCGCTGGCGGACGGGCTGCTCGGGGACCCCACGGTGGAACCGGCCGCCGCGGCGGCCGCGTTCGTCGACGCCGACAAGGGTGTCGCGGACGCGCAGGCCGCGCTCGACGGCGCCCGCGCCATCCTCACCGAGCGCTTCTCCGAGGACGCCGACCTGATCGGCGAGCTGCGTGAGCGCATGTGGGGCCGGGGTCAGCTGGCCGCCAAGGTCCGCGAGGGCAAGGAGGAGGCGGGCGCCAAGTTCGCCGACTACTTCGACTTCTCGGAGCCGTTCACCGCGCTGCCCTCCCACCGGATCCTCGCGATGCTCCGCGGCGAGAAGGAGGACATCCTCGACCTGGCCCTGGAGCCGGAGGAGCCGGGCGACGTCGCCGGTGGCCCGTCCTCGTACGAGCCGATCGTCGCGGACCGGTTCGGGATCAGGAACCAGGGGCGGCCCGGGGACAAGTGGCTGTCCGACACGGTGCGCTGGGCCTGGCGGACCCGCATCCTGGTGCACCTCGGCCTCGATCTGCGGCTGCGGCTGCGCACGGCCGCGGAGGACGAGGCCGTGCAGGTCTTCGCGGCGAACCTGCGGGACCTGCTGCTCGCCGCCCCGGCGGGCACGCGCGCGACGCTGGGCCTCGACCCCGGCTTCCGTACGGGCGTGAAGGTCGCGGTCGTCGACGCGACGGGCAAGGTCGTGGCGACGGACGTCATCCACCCGCACGTGCCCGCGAACCGGTGGGACGAGGCGCTGGCCAAGCTGGCCCGCCTCGCGGCCCAGCACTCGGTCGACCTGATCGCGATCGGGAACGGCACGGCGTCGCGCGAGACCGACAAGCTCGCCGGTGAACTCATCACCAAGCACCCGGAGTTGAACCTCACCAAGGTGATGGTGTCGGAGGCTGGCGCGTCGGTGTACTCGGCGTCGGCCTTCGCCTCGCAGGAGCTGCCCGACATGGACGTGTCGCTGCGCGGCGCCGTGTCGATCGCCCGCCGCCTCCAGGACCCGCTGGCCGAGCTGGTGAAGATCGACCCGAAGTCGATCGGTGTCGGCCAGTACCAGCACGACCTGTCCGAGGTGAAGCTGTCGCGCTCCCTGGACGCGGTCGTCGAGGACTGTGTGAACGGCGTGGGCGTGGACGTGAACACGGCGTCCGCTCCCCTCCTCGCCCGCGTGTCCGGCATCGGCTCGGGCCTCGCGGAGAACATCGTGGCGCACCGCGACGCGAACGGCCCGTTCACCTCCCGCAAGGGCCTCAAGGACGTGTCCCGGCTGGGCCCGAAGGCGTACGAGCAGTGCGCGGGCTTCCTGCGGATCCGCGGCGGCGACGACCCGCTCGACGCGTCGTCCGTGCACCCGGAGGCGTACCCCGTGGTCCGGCGCATGGTGAAGACGACGGGCGGCGAGGTCGCGTCCCTGATCGGGAACGCGGCGGCGCTGCGCGGGCTGCGGCCGGCCGAGTTCGTGGACGACAAGTTCGGTCTGCCGACGGTCTCGGACATCCTGAAGGAGCTGGAGAAGCCGGGGCGCGACCCGCGTCCCGCCTTCAAGACGGCGACCTTCAAGGACGGCGTCGAGAAGATCTCCGACCTGGCCTCCGGGATGGTGCTCGAGGGCGTCGTGACGAATGTGGCGGCGTTCGGCGCGTTCGTGGACGTCGGTGTGCACCAGGACGGGCTCGTGCATGTGTCCGCGATGTCGAAGACGTTCGTGAAGGACCCGCGGGACGTCGTGAAGTCGGGCGACATCGTCAAGGTGAAGGTCCTCGACGTGGACATCCCGCGCAAGCGCATCTCGCTGACGCTGCGTCTCGACGACGAGGCGGCGACGGGCGAGCCGGGCGCCGGTGGCGGGGCCGGTGCTGGTGCCGGTGGCGGCCGCCGGGAGCGTGGCGGACGCCCGCCGCAGCAGCGAGGGCAGCAGCGCCAGGGGCAGGGCGGCCAGGCACAGGGCAGCCAGGGTCAGGGCGGCCAGGGCCGACGCCAGCAGGGCCAGGGCCAGCAGTCCCAGGGGCAGCGGCGCGGTGGCGCGTCCGCGCCGGCGCCCGCGAACAGTGAGATGGCCGAGGCGCTGCGCCGCGCGGGCCTGCTCGACCCGAAGGGGCGCTGA
- a CDS encoding ABC-F family ATP-binding cassette domain-containing protein, whose product MTATLVAKNLAAGHGDRSLFSGLDLVVAPGDVIGLVGANGAGKSTLLKLLAGLDTPEQGELRLSPPGATVGHLPQEPERRPGETVREFLARRTGVDAAQRAMDEATQALVDGAPGADDAYSVSLERWLDLGGADLDERAEEISGSLGLGVGLDQEMASLSGGQAARAGLASLLLSRYDVFLLDEPTNDLDLDGLERLESFVRGLRAGTVVVSHDREFLTRTVTKVLELDLAQQEINLYGGGYEAYLEEREVARRHARDEFDEYADKKAALEGRAQMQRGWMDKGVKNARRKATDNDKIGRKFRSEASEKQAAKARQTQRMIERLDVVDEPRKEWELRMEIAAAPRSGAVVATLRDAEVRRGDFTLGPVSLQIDWADRIAITGANGAGKSTLLGALLGRVPLDAGHATLGSGVVVGEVDQARALFHGSESLLDAFCAAVPDTEPAEVRTLLAKFGLKADHVLRSAATLSPGERTRAALALLQGRGVNLLVLDEPTNHLDLPAIEQLESALDSYEGTLLLVTHDRRMLDAVRTQRRLEVADGKVTELSV is encoded by the coding sequence ATGACTGCCACTCTCGTAGCCAAGAACCTCGCCGCCGGGCACGGCGACCGGTCCCTGTTCTCCGGGCTCGACCTCGTGGTCGCGCCCGGGGACGTGATCGGGCTCGTCGGCGCCAACGGCGCCGGGAAGTCCACGCTCCTCAAGCTCCTCGCCGGCCTCGACACCCCCGAGCAGGGCGAGCTGCGGCTCTCGCCGCCCGGCGCGACCGTGGGGCACCTGCCCCAGGAGCCGGAGCGCCGCCCCGGCGAGACCGTGCGCGAGTTCCTCGCCCGGCGCACCGGCGTCGACGCCGCGCAGCGCGCCATGGACGAGGCCACCCAGGCCCTCGTCGACGGGGCCCCGGGGGCGGATGACGCGTACTCCGTGAGCCTGGAGCGCTGGCTCGACCTCGGCGGCGCCGACCTCGACGAGCGTGCCGAGGAGATCAGCGGCTCCCTCGGCCTCGGCGTCGGGCTCGACCAGGAGATGGCCTCGCTCTCCGGCGGCCAGGCCGCGCGCGCGGGCCTCGCCTCGCTGCTGCTGTCGCGCTACGACGTGTTCCTGCTCGACGAGCCGACCAACGACCTCGACCTGGACGGCCTGGAGCGCCTGGAGTCCTTCGTGCGCGGGCTGCGCGCGGGCACGGTCGTCGTCAGCCACGACCGGGAGTTCCTGACCCGCACCGTCACCAAGGTCCTGGAGCTCGACCTCGCCCAGCAGGAGATCAACCTCTACGGCGGCGGATACGAGGCCTACCTGGAGGAGCGCGAGGTCGCCCGCCGGCACGCGCGCGACGAGTTCGACGAGTACGCCGACAAGAAGGCCGCGCTCGAAGGCCGCGCCCAGATGCAGCGCGGCTGGATGGACAAGGGCGTCAAGAACGCCCGCCGCAAGGCCACGGACAACGACAAGATCGGCCGCAAGTTCCGCAGCGAGGCCAGCGAGAAGCAGGCGGCCAAGGCCCGGCAGACGCAGCGCATGATCGAGCGCCTCGACGTCGTGGACGAGCCGCGCAAGGAGTGGGAGCTGCGCATGGAGATCGCGGCGGCGCCGCGCTCCGGCGCCGTCGTCGCCACGCTGCGCGACGCGGAGGTGCGGCGCGGCGACTTCACGCTCGGTCCGGTCTCGCTCCAGATCGACTGGGCCGACCGCATCGCGATCACGGGGGCGAACGGCGCCGGGAAGTCGACGCTGCTCGGCGCGCTCCTGGGCCGGGTGCCGCTGGACGCGGGGCACGCGACGCTCGGTTCCGGTGTCGTCGTCGGCGAGGTCGACCAGGCGCGGGCCCTGTTCCACGGCTCGGAGTCGCTGCTCGACGCGTTCTGCGCGGCCGTGCCGGACACCGAGCCGGCCGAGGTGCGCACTCTGCTCGCGAAGTTCGGCCTGAAGGCCGATCACGTCCTGCGGTCGGCGGCCACGCTGTCGCCGGGCGAGCGCACCCGCGCCGCGCTGGCGCTGCTCCAGGGCCGGGGCGTCAACCTGCTCGTCCTGGACGAGCCGACCAACCACCTCGACCTGCCCGCCATCGAGCAGCTGGAGTCGGCGCTCGACTCGTACGAGGGCACGCTCCTGCTCGTCACCCATGACCGCCGCATGCTGGACGCCGTCAGGACGCAGCGGCGTCTCGAGGTCGCCGACGGCAAGGTGACGGAGCTGTCGGTCTGA
- a CDS encoding oxidoreductase has product MSAEYATFGLAPAMRAGGVLTNGDYQVHREFLDFIVNGSPLLFQLSDLDAVSPLASDIPPAIFTDHVRSLLLEADAPLPDGRYVVYGCPECEGLECGAVTAVIEADGPDVIWRDFAWQTEERADLELNGYHGIGPFRFHGAAYRESLRPLLDGGAEPAPARRVLLIGARVAVLAKLAAALRTIGIGAEITQDATGVPPDELRTYGAVAFGRAVSESDRAAVREQFERAGAETAYVDGLAPIIPLLVAQIESALDRRAVPQRRLTRLVAADGEAGLEVTSACRVRLTAYRLDRLYRSHAQDVFDAVLEPGRHRIALDPKATRGESFVVARTTGSVLVAPMAR; this is encoded by the coding sequence ATGTCTGCCGAGTACGCGACTTTCGGCCTGGCACCGGCCATGCGCGCCGGTGGAGTTCTCACGAACGGGGACTACCAAGTCCACCGGGAGTTCCTGGACTTCATCGTGAACGGCTCGCCGCTGCTGTTCCAGCTCTCCGACCTCGACGCCGTCTCCCCGCTCGCCTCCGACATCCCGCCGGCGATCTTCACGGACCACGTCCGCAGTCTGCTCCTCGAAGCGGACGCTCCGCTCCCCGACGGCCGCTATGTCGTCTACGGGTGCCCCGAGTGCGAGGGCCTCGAATGCGGGGCCGTCACCGCGGTCATCGAGGCGGACGGGCCCGACGTCATCTGGCGGGACTTCGCCTGGCAGACCGAGGAACGAGCCGACCTGGAGCTCAACGGCTACCACGGGATAGGCCCCTTCCGCTTCCACGGCGCCGCGTACCGCGAGTCCCTGCGGCCGCTGCTCGACGGCGGCGCGGAGCCCGCCCCGGCCCGCCGCGTCCTGCTCATCGGGGCCCGCGTCGCCGTCCTCGCCAAGCTCGCCGCCGCGCTGCGCACCATCGGCATCGGCGCCGAGATCACCCAGGACGCGACCGGTGTGCCGCCCGACGAACTGCGCACCTACGGCGCGGTCGCCTTCGGCCGCGCCGTCAGCGAGTCCGACCGGGCCGCGGTGCGCGAACAGTTCGAGCGGGCGGGCGCCGAGACCGCCTACGTGGACGGGCTCGCCCCGATCATCCCGCTCCTCGTCGCCCAGATAGAGAGCGCCCTGGACCGCCGCGCCGTCCCGCAGCGCCGCCTCACCCGCCTCGTCGCCGCCGACGGGGAGGCGGGCCTGGAAGTCACCTCCGCCTGCCGGGTCCGCCTCACCGCGTACCGCCTCGACCGGCTCTACCGCAGCCACGCCCAGGACGTCTTCGACGCCGTACTCGAACCGGGCCGCCACCGCATCGCCCTCGACCCGAAGGCGACCAGGGGCGAGTCGTTCGTCGTGGCCCGCACCACGGGCAGCGTGCTGGTGGCGCCGATGGCCCGGTGA
- a CDS encoding FAD-dependent oxidoreductase — MDSDASSDVIVVGGGVIGLTTALELVRMGRRVRVWTRDPTALTTSAVAGALWWPYRIDPVERVSDWSLRSLRVYEELAAQPGPAGVRMAEGLQADTLLEGLGPWADGVAGLRPATAAEYGGGPGLWARLPLVDMPVHLEWLKERFLAAGGRVETREVTDLAEAGSQAPVVVNCTGSGARALVPDDAVRPLRGQLVLVENPGVDTWFVGGGDSPDTSTYFFPQPGRLILGGTAQEDDWSLEPDLAVAEAIVARCARVRPEIAGARVIGHRVGLRPTRPEVRVERERASWGGVLVHNYGHGGAGVTVAWGCAQEAAGLAVS; from the coding sequence GTGGACAGTGACGCGAGCAGCGATGTGATCGTGGTCGGCGGCGGGGTCATCGGCCTGACGACGGCTCTTGAACTCGTACGCATGGGGCGGCGCGTGCGGGTCTGGACGCGGGATCCCACCGCACTGACGACGTCGGCGGTCGCGGGCGCGCTGTGGTGGCCGTACAGGATCGACCCGGTGGAGCGGGTGAGTGACTGGTCGCTGCGGTCCCTGCGCGTGTACGAGGAGCTGGCGGCGCAGCCCGGTCCTGCGGGCGTGCGCATGGCGGAGGGCCTGCAGGCCGACACCCTCCTTGAGGGTCTTGGCCCGTGGGCGGACGGGGTGGCGGGGCTTCGTCCGGCGACCGCGGCGGAGTACGGGGGCGGCCCGGGCCTGTGGGCGCGGCTTCCGCTGGTGGACATGCCGGTGCACCTGGAGTGGCTGAAGGAGCGCTTCCTGGCGGCGGGCGGGCGCGTGGAGACGCGGGAGGTCACGGACCTCGCGGAGGCGGGCTCTCAGGCGCCGGTCGTCGTGAATTGCACGGGCTCCGGCGCCCGGGCGCTCGTGCCGGACGATGCCGTACGCCCCCTGCGCGGGCAGCTCGTCCTCGTGGAGAACCCGGGTGTGGACACGTGGTTCGTCGGCGGCGGCGACTCCCCCGACACCTCGACGTACTTCTTTCCGCAGCCCGGTCGGCTGATCCTCGGTGGCACGGCACAGGAGGACGACTGGTCGCTCGAACCCGACCTCGCCGTGGCGGAGGCGATCGTGGCGCGGTGTGCGCGGGTGCGGCCCGAGATCGCGGGGGCGCGGGTCATCGGGCATCGGGTGGGGCTGCGGCCGACGCGGCCCGAGGTGCGGGTGGAGCGTGAACGGGCTTCGTGGGGCGGGGTGTTGGTGCACAACTACGGGCACGGCGGGGCCGGGGTGACGGTCGCGTGGGGCTGCGCCCAGGAGGCGGCAGGGCTCGCCGTCTCCTGA